The genomic interval AAGAAAAGAGGTCCTCCGCCATTGGATTACTTTACGGTGAGATTGTGTTTTTAGATTTTTCAAAATTAATCTTTATGGAGTATGTTGAATTAGAGAACATTGTACAAGTGAAAACATATAGCTATCACTTCCAAGATTCTGAAGGCGATTTGATTTTTAGATACGACAATGCTCCACACTTTCCGAAATTAAAATCATTCCCAAACCATAAACATATTCACTCCGGGACTATCGAGTCCAATCAACCCGATTTAAGTCAAATTTTTATTGAAATTCAGAACAGAATGATTAATGAAAGAAAGTAAATCAAAAATCGTTGTAGGTATTACTGGTTCGTCAGGTTCAATTTATGCAGTTGAGTTTTTGAAAAAAACTGAAGCGAACAAATATTTAATCGTCAGTAAATGGGGAAAAGTTGTTTTGCAGGACGAGACCGGCGAAAGCGAAAATACTCTCAAGCCGTATGTTAAAAAAATTTTCAAGGATGAAGATTTAACCGCGCCGCCTGCTTCGGGATCAAATAATTTGGATGCATTTGTAATTCTTCCTGCAACAACTTCCACAATCGGGAAAATTGCTTCAGGTATCGGCGATACGTTAATCACTAGAACTGCGCAAGTTTGTTTGAAAGAAAGGTACAAGCTGATCATTTGTGTCCGCGAAACTCCGCTTGCAACTAATACACTCGAACAGCTTGCAAAACTTTCAAGTTATGGAGCACTCATTATGCCGATTTCTCCTCCGCTTTATTTCGTTCCGAAAACTGTCGACGAGTATATAAATTCATTTGTCGAAAAACTTCAGGGAGTTTTGGGAATTCGTGAAACTCGCGGCTGGAGAGCAGAGGAATTTGAATGAGCTTCACAAACCTTAAACAATTTCTTGAAGTTCTAAAACAGGAAAATGAACTTCTTATTATTGACGAACAAGTTGATGCGGAACTTGAAGTAACAGAAATATCCACTCGAGCACTTCTTCAAAACAAGCCGGCATTACTTTTTACAAATGTGATCGGCTCAAGCTATCCGCTTTTAATGAATACCTACGCAAGCGAGAAAAGAGTTGAACTTGCATTACGAACCGATCCGGATAAACTTGGAGCGGAACTGGTTACCTTTGCTGAAAACTTAATGCCTCCCAAAATTTCTAAACTTCTTTCACGACGAAATACACTTAAAAGATTTTTATCGGCTCTACCAAAGAGAGGAAAAGGATGCTCTCAAGATCAAACGATTGAAATTGACTTATCAAAGCTTCCAATTATTAAATGTTGGCCTGAAGATGGCGGACGATTTATCACACTTCCGCAAGTCGTAACCTACGATCCACGAACCGGTAAGCGGAATATCGGTATGTATCGAATGCAAGTCTTCGATGAATCGACAACCGGAATGCATTGGCAAATCCAAAAAGGAGGTGGATTTCATTATTTCCAAGCAGAAAGATTGAATAAGGATTTTGAGCTCGCAGTTGCTCTTGGGACTGATCCAGCAATGCTATTCGCAACAATTGCAGCCTTACCCGAAAATATAGACGAGGCGATGTTTGCGGGTTTCTTACGCGGTTCGCGAACAGCGTATACAAAAGCGAAAACTCTTTCAATCAATGTTCCGGCAAATGCAGAATTTATTTTGGAAGGGATTGTCCCCAAGAAGATCAGAAGAATGGAAGGACCGTTTGGTGATCATTTCGGACATTATTCTGCGGCATCGGAATTCCCAATCTTTCAAATTAAAACTATCACTACGGCAAAGAATCCAATTTATCCAGCAACTATTGTTGGCATTCCTCCTATGGAAGATAAATTTCTCGGCGATGCAACTCAGAAAATTCTTGGTCCGCTTATAAAACTAATTCACCCCGAAATCGTTTCGTTGTGGGCGTATTATGAAGCCGGATTTCATAACTTGCTTGTTGTTGCTGTCGATGAACGTTACCACAAAGAAGCCGCAAAGACCGCACTTTCGATTATGGGCGAAGGACAGCTCTCGCTCACAAAGTGTGTTGTATTGGTTGATAGAGATGTTAATCCCAGAGATTTCAAATCTGTATTGAATGAGATAAGTAAAAATTTTGATCCGCATTACGATTTTATAGTGATTTCAAAAGTCCCGCTCGATACACTCGATTTCACAAGTTTCAAAATGAATCTTGGAAGCAAGATGGTGATTGATGCAACGAGTAATGAGGAATTGAGAATGGAGAATGGACAATTGACAATTGACCATTTGGCGAAACGAATAAAAGATTCTATTTCGAAATTTTCTTTTCAAATTCATGATTGGAAACTTGTTGAGAATACTTTGCTTGCTGTTAAAGTCAAAAATAATGGTCGTGAGATTTTAGAAAAATTGGTTAGTTTAGAGTCACTAAAAGATCTCAAAATAATCGCGAT from Ignavibacteria bacterium carries:
- a CDS encoding UbiX family flavin prenyltransferase, whose translation is MKESKSKIVVGITGSSGSIYAVEFLKKTEANKYLIVSKWGKVVLQDETGESENTLKPYVKKIFKDEDLTAPPASGSNNLDAFVILPATTSTIGKIASGIGDTLITRTAQVCLKERYKLIICVRETPLATNTLEQLAKLSSYGALIMPISPPLYFVPKTVDEYINSFVEKLQGVLGIRETRGWRAEEFE
- a CDS encoding menaquinone biosynthesis decarboxylase, which translates into the protein MSFTNLKQFLEVLKQENELLIIDEQVDAELEVTEISTRALLQNKPALLFTNVIGSSYPLLMNTYASEKRVELALRTDPDKLGAELVTFAENLMPPKISKLLSRRNTLKRFLSALPKRGKGCSQDQTIEIDLSKLPIIKCWPEDGGRFITLPQVVTYDPRTGKRNIGMYRMQVFDESTTGMHWQIQKGGGFHYFQAERLNKDFELAVALGTDPAMLFATIAALPENIDEAMFAGFLRGSRTAYTKAKTLSINVPANAEFILEGIVPKKIRRMEGPFGDHFGHYSAASEFPIFQIKTITTAKNPIYPATIVGIPPMEDKFLGDATQKILGPLIKLIHPEIVSLWAYYEAGFHNLLVVAVDERYHKEAAKTALSIMGEGQLSLTKCVVLVDRDVNPRDFKSVLNEISKNFDPHYDFIVISKVPLDTLDFTSFKMNLGSKMVIDATSNEELRMENGQLTIDHLAKRIKDSISKFSFQIHDWKLVENTLLAVKVKNNGREILEKLVSLESLKDLKIIAIVSEDVDIHNQEKLIWGIFTRFDAERDVIFTEQKLVGISPIYKGVMGIDATWKEGYQKPLRMDERVVKLVDEKWNKIFNGQLTMNNGHDKWLKLIEN